CCGATGAAGGCGAGAATTGGCAAGGTCAAGATCAACGCAACGATACGGGGCAGAATCAGCACCTCGACAGGGTCAAGTCCCATCGTCACCAGCGCGTCGATCTCCTCGCGCATCTTCATCGATCCAAGCTCGGCCGTGTAGGCGCTTCCCGACCGCCCTGCCACCATGATCGCGACGATCAGAACGCCAAGCTCGCGCAGGACCAGAATTCCGACCATGTCGACGACGTAAGACTCGGCACCGAAACGTCGAAAATGGAAGATCCCCTGCTGGGCGATGATGGCGCCGATCAGGAATGTGATCAACACCACGATTGGAATGGCCTGCCACCCGATGCGGTACATCTGATAGACGAGGGAGGTCACGCGCAGAGATTGAGGCCGGCGCAGCGTGCGCAGCAGCGCAAAGAACAGCGCGGCCAACATGTCCAGAAACACCTTGATGTCCTGGGCGGCCCCCAGACTCGAACGACCGAGGTCGGTGAGTTTGGCGAGGATCGGGTTCAGTCTCGGTGCCGGCTCGACGACTCGTCGATTGACCTGCCGGACCTCCTCGACGAGGCCGATGTAGTTTTCTGCTACCCCGATCATCTCGACCCGACGATCGCCCGCAGCAGCCCGGCGGCCGAGCTTCTCAAGCAACCAAGCACCGACGGTATCGATTTCGCTGACGGCCCCAAGATCGAGCTTCACGGCGGTCGCGCTGTTGATGCTGTTGCCGACAGAGCTGGTCAAGCTCTCGAGCTCTGCCACGTTCAGGGACACCCATGATCCGCTCGGACGAAGCTCGAGCACATCCTCCGTCGTCGCCGCGGTCAGTCCCGGATGAGCACGCAATTGGATGTCTCCCTCAGTCGGCGTGCCGAGGCACACCCGTTCCTAAATCGCGCCGATCTGCCTCGCTTGATCTGCGTCAATCCCGTCAGCGCAACGGGTTGAGCGAAATCAAGCATCGTGCCGAGCTACGTTCTACAGTGATTTTGACGCAAGGACAAAACATGGCCATCGACCCGACGACCCTCCGGACCGAGCTGGAGAGCCTGACGCGAGAGCTAAGCCAGCTGTTGCGGGGCGCGGGTACGCCGCGTGACAACCCGGACGCGCAACCAGCCGCCGGAATGCTCGCTGCAGCGATCGAGGCGCTAGACATGCGTCTAAGCGAGACAGACGTTCAGGTGGAACGAATGATCAGGGATCGTCCGATCGTGGCGACGGCTTCGGCCTTCGCCCTCGGGCTTGCCGTTGGCCTCCTGCTGCGGAGAACTTAAGTGGATACCGAAAATGTCGTTAAACATTTACGCCTTCTCTGGCGGACGGACCGGGTCATTGCCGACATCAGGCTTCGGCACTTGCTCGTCGGGCTTGGCCTCCGGGCCTTTGCGGCGCTGATCGCCGTCTTTGGCCTCCTGATGTTCGAGCTGGCGGCTTATCTTGCATTGGTCCAGGTCACCTCCGCGGTCGTGGCAGCCGCGGCACTCGGAGCCTGCAATATCGCGATTGCGGCGATCCTGCTGATCATCGCATCCCGTGCACCGTCCGGCCGGGAACTCGAACTAGCCAACGAGATTCACTCCTCGGCGATGGACTCGCTGCAATTGGAAGCACGAGCTTTGCAGTCCCGAATCTCGAGCGTGGTCAACCATCCGCTCAACAGCCTCATTCCGCTGCTCATCGTTCCCATTGCGACGATGATCATCAGAACTCTCCGCTCGCATGGCGCTTCCGAAGGCGAGGCGGCGAGTCCGCCGTCCAATGACGACCACCATCCGACCTGAACCGATGGACCGGGT
This region of Bradyrhizobium sp. SZCCHNS1050 genomic DNA includes:
- a CDS encoding ABC transporter permease, yielding MRAHPGLTAATTEDVLELRPSGSWVSLNVAELESLTSSVGNSINSATAVKLDLGAVSEIDTVGAWLLEKLGRRAAAGDRRVEMIGVAENYIGLVEEVRQVNRRVVEPAPRLNPILAKLTDLGRSSLGAAQDIKVFLDMLAALFFALLRTLRRPQSLRVTSLVYQMYRIGWQAIPIVVLITFLIGAIIAQQGIFHFRRFGAESYVVDMVGILVLRELGVLIVAIMVAGRSGSAYTAELGSMKMREEIDALVTMGLDPVEVLILPRIVALILTLPILAFIGSMAGLYGGGLVAQLYGGMGPAIFIARLHDAISVTHFEVGILKAPFMALVIGIVACSEGLRVKGSAESLGQQTTTSVVKSIFLVIVLDGLFAVFFASIGM
- a CDS encoding phage holin family protein, with amino-acid sequence MDTENVVKHLRLLWRTDRVIADIRLRHLLVGLGLRAFAALIAVFGLLMFELAAYLALVQVTSAVVAAAALGACNIAIAAILLIIASRAPSGRELELANEIHSSAMDSLQLEARALQSRISSVVNHPLNSLIPLLIVPIATMIIRTLRSHGASEGEAASPPSNDDHHPT